One part of the Solea solea chromosome 1, fSolSol10.1, whole genome shotgun sequence genome encodes these proteins:
- the LOC131472375 gene encoding relaxin-3 receptor 1-like, translated as MQSNGSAFGPPTSLSVCGEEDEREISKLVSSTGAASNLATFNFSLNCWLHILSKESSVDLHGDSANLAVRVLIALVYLVVCVLGLVGNFLALFLLHSRRRGRHHSSIDCFVMSLALTDLQFVLTLPFWAVDTVLDFRWPFGWVMCKIVSSVTTLNMYASVFFLTAMSVTRYRSLVTSLKMESPRITTARAKWVSLAIWVVSLVATLPHTLYSTTVQVSADDELCLVRFSDSDSDHWDPQVLLGLYQTQKVLLGFVVPLIVISVCYLLLLRFILSRRVVSSVDSGSVGERSECERGRHRRRSKVTRSVTIVVLSFFICWLPNQALTLWGVLIKFDMVPFSKAFYNAQAYAFPLTVCLAHANSCLNPVLYCLIRQEYRAGLKELLLRVSRSIQNVVTLALRGRRVEEAPSSLVIIHKDINM; from the exons ATGCAGAGCAACGGCAGCGCCTTCGGACCCCCGacctctctgagtgtgtgtggagaagaGGATGAGCGCGAAATTTCCAAATTGGTCAGCTCCACGGGAGCAGCCTCCAACCTGGCAACCTTTAACTTCTCTCTGAACTGCTGGCTTCACATCCTCTCCAAGGAATCCTCAGTGGACCTGCACGGAGACAGCGCAAACCTGGCA GTGCGAGTTCTCATAGCCCTGGTTTACCTCGTGGTGTGTGTCCTGGGACTCGTGGGTAACTTCCTGGCGCTCTTCTTGCTCCACTCCCGCCGACGTGGTCGCCACCACTCTTCCATTGACTGCTTTGTGATGAGCCTGGCGCTGACCGACCTCCAGTTCGTCCTCACCTTGCCTTTCTGGGCCGTGGACACGGTGCTGGACTTCCGCTGGCCCTTCGGCTGGGTCATGTGTAAGATCGTGAGCTCGGTCACCACGCTCAACATGTACGCCAGTGTCTTCTTCCTCACCGCCATGAGTGTGACCCGCTACCGCTCCCTGGTGACCTCCCTGAAGATGGAAAGCCCCAGGATCACCACTGCTCGAGCCAAGTGGGTCAGTTTAGCCATTTGGGTGGTGTCACTTGTGGCTACGCTGCCTCACACTCTCTACTCCACCACAGTCCAG GTATCGGCTGACGACGAGCTGTGCCTGGTGCGGTTCTCCGACTCCGACTCAGACCACTGGGATCCACAAGTCCTGCTTGGACTCTATCAAACTCAAAAAGTCCTCTTAGGATTTGTAGTGCCCTTGATTGTCATCAGCGTCtgctacctcctcctcctgaggtTCATCCTGAGCCGACGTGTTGTCAGCAGTGTGGACAGTGGAAGCGTCGGAGAGAGGTCAGAGTGTGAGCGCGGTCGCCACCGCCGCCGCTCCAAAGTCACCCGCTCTGTCACCATTGTAGTTCTGTCCTTCTTCATCTGCTGGCTGCCCAACCAGGCTCTCACTCTGTGGGGGGTGTTGATCAAATTTGACATGGTGCCCTTCAGTAAAGCCTTCTACAACGCCCAGGCCTATGCCTTCCCACTGACCGTGTGTCTGGCTCATGCAAACAGCTGCCTCAACCCGGTGCTCTACTGCCTGATCCGACAGGAGTACCGAGCTGGACTGAAGGAGCTCCTGCTGAGAGTTTCGCGCTCTATCCAAAATGTTGTCACGCTGGCTCTGAGAGGCAGACGAGTGGAGGAAGCACCGTCCAGTCTCGTCATCATACATAAAGACATCAACATGTAA